One window from the genome of Alkalihalobacillus sp. LMS6 encodes:
- a CDS encoding cold-shock protein — translation METGTVKWFNAEKGFGFIEREGNDDVFVHFSAITGEGFKTLEEGQRVSFEIEDGARGPQAANVVKEG, via the coding sequence ATGGAAACAGGTACAGTTAAGTGGTTCAACGCAGAAAAAGGATTCGGCTTCATCGAGCGCGAAGGTAACGACGATGTATTCGTTCACTTCTCAGCGATCACTGGCGAAGGCTTCAAGACGTTAGAAGAAGGTCAAAGAGTTTCTTTCGAAATCGAAGACGGCGCACGTGGCCCTCAAGCTGCTAACGTAGTTAAAGAAGGTTAA
- a CDS encoding nucleotidyltransferase domain-containing protein yields MERQETAVNTITESLKADKRVEAVFLKGSMGRNEHDVHSDVDLYVLVREEDQTAFMEDRLNHLSAYRELLFHEDLFIIAPQIIAVYDDLLHVDFYTVTEQSFVAKDFFTVVYDPNDLIETFKDRQTLVLTEQEFYDEAYDVAWFLFQYYKAIQRGSHAWAAHLLSYVHARLAKVLLHHYAPERGQLGIKALEGDAPVTIVKPFIEAMDCSTPEDHQKAVVVILSIMEQELSWLRKEIGSSSQVIRFWERMIQELA; encoded by the coding sequence ATGGAGAGACAAGAGACGGCTGTAAATACGATTACGGAAAGTCTTAAAGCCGATAAGCGAGTAGAGGCGGTCTTTTTAAAAGGTTCAATGGGAAGAAATGAGCATGATGTACATTCTGATGTTGATTTATATGTCCTTGTTCGAGAAGAAGATCAAACCGCATTTATGGAAGATCGGTTAAACCATTTGTCGGCCTATAGAGAGTTGCTCTTTCATGAAGACCTCTTTATTATCGCTCCACAGATCATAGCGGTTTATGATGATCTCTTGCATGTGGATTTTTACACTGTAACAGAACAATCATTTGTGGCGAAAGATTTTTTTACGGTTGTCTATGATCCGAATGATCTTATTGAAACATTTAAGGATCGCCAAACATTAGTCTTAACGGAACAAGAATTCTATGATGAAGCGTATGATGTTGCTTGGTTCTTGTTTCAATATTATAAAGCGATTCAAAGAGGGAGTCATGCTTGGGCTGCCCACTTGCTCAGCTATGTGCATGCGCGATTAGCAAAAGTGTTGCTTCATCATTATGCGCCAGAACGAGGTCAGCTTGGTATAAAAGCTTTAGAAGGGGATGCACCAGTCACGATCGTAAAACCTTTTATTGAAGCGATGGACTGTTCTACACCAGAAGACCATCAAAAAGCGGTGGTTGTTATTTTGTCGATCATGGAGCAAGAACTGTCTTGGCTACGTAAAGAAATTGGATCGTCCAGTCAAGTTATTCGTTTTTGGGAGCGAATGATTCAGGAATTAGCATAA
- a CDS encoding tetratricopeptide repeat protein, with protein sequence MKGRVVEEAIATIKFDESHFLRERSDEPEKLIQAIAVLHAHKSDDQEEVYRIQSMLGYLYRVIGDSESALTCYHTCHSIVVKQKKKHAIIATLIRIGETLKYAERHDEALRMFEQAKDYAVKHQTLQYDDFILQHKGKCLWEMNQLKEANACFEAAYQLRLEKNDKALISSTKQALTLVKTDYC encoded by the coding sequence ATGAAGGGTAGGGTCGTGGAAGAAGCAATCGCAACGATCAAATTTGATGAGAGTCATTTTTTACGCGAACGATCCGATGAGCCTGAAAAGCTGATTCAAGCAATCGCGGTATTACATGCGCATAAATCTGATGACCAAGAAGAGGTGTATCGCATTCAATCTATGCTTGGCTACTTGTATAGGGTAATAGGTGATTCAGAAAGTGCACTTACCTGTTATCACACTTGCCATTCGATCGTAGTAAAACAAAAAAAGAAACACGCCATCATTGCCACACTTATTCGCATAGGAGAAACATTAAAATATGCGGAACGACATGATGAGGCATTACGAATGTTCGAACAAGCAAAGGACTATGCCGTTAAACATCAGACCCTACAATATGATGATTTCATTTTGCAACATAAGGGGAAATGCTTATGGGAAATGAATCAATTAAAAGAAGCGAATGCATGTTTTGAAGCAGCTTACCAGTTACGGTTAGAAAAAAATGATAAAGCGCTAATTTCGTCAACAAAACAAGCGCTTACGCTCGTGAAAACAGATTACTGCTGA
- a CDS encoding copper-translocating P-type ATPase, with protein MNHDTHSNHTHDHHNNNHHDHHGHNGHEGMIADFKKRFFVTVILAIPIIILSDMIQMFFNYTVAFPGATAIEVILATIVFFYGGWPFIIGMVSELKQKSPGMMTLIGFAISVAYLYSMATVFWVNEMDFFWELATLIAIMLLGHWIEMKSIMKASDSLESLVDLMPQEANLVTAEGNVQTISVKEVEVGSYLLIKPGEKIPLDGIVEKGSSSVNESMLTGESVPVEKNSGDEVIGGAINSSGSLTVRVNKLSEDGYLSQVVELVKEAQQSKSKTQMLSDRAAKLLFYVAVVAGLLTFIIWMALGYSIGTAMTRMVTVLVISCPHALGLAIPLVVARSTALSAQKGLFIKDRLAFEEARNLDTVVFDKTGTLTEGTFGVTDVISYSDLSEKQIIERVASLETESEHPIAAGIVAHAKQKGYAINSVDAFDSITGSGIKGTIDGETYYVVSPGYVKRESIQFDETEIESLSAVGKTVILLVKDEIVLGAIALADQVKETAKDAVTRLKDLGISPQMLTGDNRRVAETVSKQIGIDHVIAEVLPHQKSEQIKRLQQEGKKVGMTGDGVNDAPALANADLGVAVGAGTDVAMDTADVVLINSHPSDVVSIIDLSRITYRKMIQNLWWAAGYNIAAIPLAAGVLAPWGIILDPAVGAIFMSLSTIIVAINAQSLKMKS; from the coding sequence ATGAACCATGATACACATAGCAATCATACGCACGATCATCACAATAATAATCATCATGACCATCATGGTCATAACGGGCATGAAGGAATGATCGCAGATTTCAAGAAACGATTTTTTGTAACGGTCATCCTTGCGATTCCTATTATTATTTTGTCAGACATGATTCAAATGTTTTTTAATTATACGGTGGCTTTCCCTGGAGCGACAGCAATTGAAGTCATCCTTGCAACAATTGTGTTCTTCTACGGTGGGTGGCCATTTATTATAGGGATGGTCTCTGAATTAAAACAAAAATCTCCAGGAATGATGACGCTAATTGGATTCGCTATTAGTGTTGCGTATTTGTATAGTATGGCAACGGTGTTTTGGGTCAATGAAATGGACTTTTTCTGGGAATTAGCTACGTTAATTGCGATTATGTTGCTCGGGCATTGGATTGAAATGAAATCGATAATGAAAGCTTCAGACTCCCTTGAATCTCTTGTTGATCTAATGCCGCAAGAAGCAAATCTTGTAACTGCTGAAGGCAATGTACAAACCATTTCTGTAAAGGAAGTAGAAGTAGGAAGTTACCTCCTTATTAAACCAGGAGAAAAAATACCCCTAGATGGCATTGTGGAAAAAGGATCATCCTCTGTAAATGAATCAATGCTTACGGGTGAATCGGTACCAGTTGAGAAGAATAGTGGAGATGAAGTAATTGGTGGCGCCATTAACTCATCTGGATCATTAACGGTTCGAGTCAATAAATTAAGTGAAGATGGCTATCTTTCACAAGTAGTTGAACTTGTAAAAGAAGCACAACAAAGTAAGTCGAAAACGCAAATGCTCTCAGATCGGGCTGCGAAACTTCTCTTTTACGTAGCCGTTGTGGCAGGATTGCTAACGTTTATTATTTGGATGGCTTTAGGCTATTCAATTGGAACGGCTATGACAAGGATGGTCACGGTACTCGTCATTTCGTGTCCACATGCATTAGGATTAGCGATTCCTTTGGTCGTTGCGCGATCAACTGCTCTCTCTGCGCAAAAGGGGCTTTTTATAAAAGATCGGCTTGCTTTTGAGGAAGCACGTAATTTAGATACCGTTGTCTTTGATAAAACAGGGACTTTAACAGAAGGAACATTTGGCGTAACAGACGTCATTTCTTATTCTGATCTATCGGAAAAACAAATTATCGAACGTGTTGCATCGCTCGAGACGGAATCTGAGCATCCGATTGCAGCTGGTATCGTGGCCCATGCAAAACAAAAAGGCTATGCCATAAATTCAGTCGATGCCTTCGATTCAATTACTGGCTCAGGGATTAAAGGAACAATTGATGGAGAAACGTATTATGTTGTTAGCCCTGGTTACGTGAAAAGAGAGTCGATTCAATTTGATGAAACAGAAATTGAATCACTATCGGCAGTAGGAAAAACAGTTATTCTATTAGTGAAAGACGAAATTGTTCTTGGTGCGATTGCATTAGCGGACCAAGTAAAAGAAACGGCGAAAGATGCGGTCACTCGTTTAAAAGATTTAGGTATTAGCCCACAAATGCTAACAGGAGACAATCGACGAGTAGCAGAAACGGTGAGCAAACAAATCGGGATCGACCATGTGATTGCTGAAGTGCTGCCTCATCAAAAGTCAGAGCAGATTAAACGATTGCAGCAAGAAGGGAAGAAGGTCGGGATGACAGGTGATGGGGTGAACGATGCTCCAGCTCTTGCCAATGCCGACCTTGGTGTTGCGGTTGGTGCAGGAACGGACGTTGCAATGGATACAGCAGATGTTGTTCTCATAAATAGTCATCCAAGTGATGTCGTTTCCATTATTGATCTTTCTCGAATCACGTATCGAAAAATGATTCAAAACCTTTGGTGGGCTGCTGGTTACAATATTGCTGCAATTCCGCTAGCAGCAGGTGTGCTAGCGCCATGGGGAATTATTCTTGACCCAGCTGTTGGCGCGATCTTCATGTCTTTAAGCACCATTATTGTGGCTATCAACGCGCAGTCATTGAAAATGAAATCGTAA
- a CDS encoding amino acid permease, whose amino-acid sequence MSKQKRLKTKGALAWWQLSLLGIGCTIGTGYFLGSSIGISLAGPAVVLSFLIAAIGTYLVFIALAQMTANDPQEGSFSVYAEKAFGAKLGFASGWNYWMSNILIIGSQLTALSILSQFWFETTPLWVFAAVYSCLAIFVVILGTKGFDRVENILSVIKIAAILMFIVLGILAVFHVIDHTGQEPALPSSLSEFFPRGITGFWGSLIYAFYAFGGIEVIGLMAMQLKKKEEAPKAGKVLLIGVTIFYTLSLGFAVSLVPFTAFNDSESPFVTALSAYGLSFFPHVFNGAIIVAGFSAMTASLFGVTTLLAQLAKRKHAPAFFKKKLSFHDLPLASLLLAVCGLILAVVAALVLPGRLFEYITTAAGILILVNWMVILLSNWRLIQTSIWRKLGHVIGILLMVAAISGIALEDTGRPGLYVSLIFLGLITLMALIFKKKHVKPKTWNGYPRK is encoded by the coding sequence ATGTCTAAACAAAAGCGTCTAAAAACAAAAGGAGCGTTAGCTTGGTGGCAACTCTCTTTACTTGGGATTGGCTGCACCATTGGCACAGGTTACTTTTTAGGGTCGAGTATTGGGATTTCACTTGCAGGGCCAGCGGTTGTTTTATCGTTTTTAATTGCTGCCATTGGGACCTATCTTGTGTTCATTGCCCTTGCGCAAATGACAGCGAACGACCCGCAAGAGGGATCGTTTAGTGTATATGCAGAGAAGGCGTTCGGAGCAAAACTAGGATTTGCTTCTGGTTGGAATTATTGGATGTCGAATATTTTAATTATCGGAAGTCAACTTACTGCTCTATCCATCCTATCTCAATTTTGGTTTGAAACAACACCTCTTTGGGTGTTTGCGGCGGTCTACTCATGCTTAGCCATTTTTGTTGTTATTCTTGGCACAAAAGGCTTTGACAGAGTGGAAAATATTCTCTCCGTTATTAAAATTGCTGCAATCTTAATGTTCATTGTGCTCGGAATATTGGCGGTATTCCATGTGATTGACCATACAGGGCAAGAACCTGCTTTACCGAGTAGTCTAAGTGAATTTTTTCCACGGGGCATTACGGGGTTTTGGGGCTCGCTTATCTACGCCTTTTATGCCTTCGGTGGCATTGAAGTAATTGGTTTAATGGCCATGCAGTTAAAGAAAAAAGAAGAAGCACCTAAAGCTGGTAAAGTCTTGTTAATTGGTGTCACCATTTTTTATACACTTTCGTTAGGCTTTGCAGTGAGTCTAGTTCCATTTACTGCGTTTAACGATTCCGAAAGTCCTTTCGTTACAGCTCTGTCTGCATATGGACTCTCCTTTTTTCCACATGTTTTTAATGGAGCTATTATTGTTGCTGGCTTTTCTGCTATGACGGCTTCTCTTTTCGGTGTGACTACGCTATTGGCACAGCTTGCTAAGCGAAAACACGCTCCAGCTTTCTTTAAAAAGAAACTATCGTTCCATGACTTGCCCTTGGCGTCACTACTACTTGCAGTATGTGGCTTAATTCTTGCTGTTGTCGCAGCGCTTGTTTTACCTGGACGCTTGTTTGAATACATTACAACCGCAGCTGGGATTTTAATCTTAGTGAACTGGATGGTCATTTTGCTTTCAAACTGGCGACTTATACAAACATCGATATGGAGAAAACTTGGACATGTTATCGGAATATTGCTCATGGTAGCGGCAATCTCGGGCATTGCACTAGAAGATACAGGACGACCAGGTCTTTATGTCAGCTTGATTTTTCTCGGATTGATTACACTTATGGCACTTATTTTTAAAAAGAAACATGTAAAACCAAAAACATGGAACGGCTATCCACGAAAATAA
- a CDS encoding 5'-nucleotidase C-terminal domain-containing protein gives MEKWKKWVGASLVALTLPIGFSGEAHAQEKTLNIFHTNDIHASFEEYGKVSAYVNQQREALDHVLFLDAGDFASGNPVVDLNFGKPMIDVFNLAGLDGFVIGNHEFDYGQTHLQENIEDSSFPWLGANMDSGDTGVDNPDPYVVIDVDGVDVGILGITQAPPATAPANVVGMTFDQDYAATALAYQDELEEQADVIVALTHIGHDQDRRLAEAVDYFDVIIGGHSHTTLSQPAVVNGTPIVQTGANLANLGELTLVYDEETDEVNRVTGGLTAVSSLTDVDEDVQAVIDGYVEEMEDVLGKVVGYSDTGLTRDGRYNGDAPLGNFWTDAMRDFAEADVALTNNGGLRDSISPGDITLNDLYTVEPFANEIMVIEMTGAAIEDVIEFSYTRGDRSQIDLQTSGLHYEITTGTTGNYLGVDLTIDGEPVQEEETYAVAVADYIGTGGSGYQFEGEVIHETVGLMTTAMEQYALQLTDAGEPINYYQEGRISVKVDPSGPNPGEIVGSTETGLYSANKNRQDVGLGNLYTDAIKAKTGSEIALLNGSSVTGEIPPGSITDRQIEALDSFGNAIVVAETTGARLKEVIEEQSRYHNGVDLQASGLTYTLVPIGNGYDLANIEVQGEAIDDNAVYTVAYNDYMHGNSFYQLGEAVEDQIGPVWQAVVDYVSEQTEPINYEEGTRIQIEGEEDPGDPSGTRSVAEAIANNSGVYPVQGYIVGSIVNQQPVIGEGTHAPSNLLLADSPDETDRNKMLPVQLVNGTAVRNGLNLVQHPDHLGQPVRITGSLEAYFSTPGMRAPSDYQWVDIGEPEEPEVPACSFDEWKADQVYTAGDQVAYNGEFYEAKWWTQGEHPSKSGQWDVWKKVADCYDTPEGPQEWNSEQIYVAGDQVTVDGKLYEAKWWTQGEDPRNSGQWDVWKKIEE, from the coding sequence ATGGAGAAATGGAAAAAGTGGGTAGGTGCGAGTCTTGTTGCACTTACGCTACCAATTGGTTTTAGTGGAGAAGCACATGCGCAAGAAAAGACGTTGAATATCTTTCATACGAATGATATCCATGCATCTTTTGAAGAGTACGGGAAAGTATCAGCTTACGTAAACCAACAGCGCGAAGCCCTTGATCATGTGTTGTTTCTTGATGCAGGTGATTTTGCAAGTGGAAATCCTGTCGTTGATTTAAATTTTGGGAAACCGATGATTGATGTGTTTAATCTTGCTGGGTTAGATGGATTTGTTATTGGCAATCATGAATTTGATTATGGGCAAACGCATTTACAAGAGAACATTGAAGATTCTTCTTTTCCGTGGCTTGGTGCCAATATGGACAGTGGGGACACAGGTGTAGACAACCCTGATCCATATGTCGTCATTGATGTTGATGGGGTTGATGTTGGAATCCTTGGAATTACTCAAGCCCCACCTGCTACAGCGCCAGCGAATGTCGTTGGGATGACGTTTGATCAAGATTACGCAGCGACAGCTTTGGCTTATCAGGATGAGCTAGAAGAGCAGGCGGATGTCATTGTGGCGTTAACTCATATCGGTCACGACCAGGACAGACGATTAGCAGAAGCAGTTGATTACTTTGATGTCATTATTGGGGGGCATTCACATACAACGTTAAGCCAGCCTGCTGTTGTTAACGGGACACCTATCGTGCAAACAGGTGCAAACTTAGCAAATCTAGGTGAACTTACGCTTGTATATGATGAAGAAACGGATGAAGTCAATCGTGTAACAGGCGGATTAACTGCGGTTTCTTCTCTTACTGACGTTGATGAAGATGTGCAAGCCGTGATCGACGGATATGTAGAAGAAATGGAAGATGTACTAGGAAAAGTGGTTGGCTATAGCGATACAGGCTTAACGCGGGACGGTCGTTATAACGGTGATGCGCCATTAGGGAATTTTTGGACAGATGCGATGCGTGATTTTGCTGAGGCAGATGTTGCGTTAACGAATAATGGCGGCTTGCGCGATAGCATTTCTCCTGGCGATATTACTTTGAATGATCTTTATACAGTTGAACCATTTGCAAATGAAATTATGGTCATTGAGATGACAGGTGCAGCGATTGAAGACGTAATCGAATTCTCTTATACAAGAGGTGACCGAAGTCAAATTGACTTGCAAACATCAGGCTTACACTATGAAATAACAACAGGCACGACAGGGAATTATTTAGGTGTAGACCTGACAATTGATGGTGAACCTGTACAAGAAGAGGAAACGTATGCAGTTGCTGTTGCCGATTATATCGGGACAGGTGGTTCAGGCTATCAGTTCGAAGGAGAAGTCATCCATGAAACGGTCGGATTAATGACGACAGCAATGGAACAATATGCTTTACAGTTAACAGATGCAGGAGAGCCGATCAATTATTATCAAGAGGGACGGATTTCAGTTAAAGTCGATCCAAGTGGACCAAATCCAGGAGAGATTGTTGGATCAACTGAAACAGGGTTATATTCTGCAAATAAAAATAGGCAAGATGTAGGCTTAGGTAATTTATATACCGATGCTATTAAAGCGAAAACAGGCAGTGAGATTGCGTTATTGAACGGGTCATCGGTAACGGGAGAAATTCCTCCAGGCTCTATTACAGATCGTCAAATTGAAGCACTTGATTCGTTTGGGAATGCAATTGTAGTTGCGGAAACAACAGGGGCGCGTTTAAAAGAAGTGATTGAAGAGCAATCACGCTATCATAATGGTGTTGACTTACAAGCTTCAGGATTAACATATACACTTGTACCAATTGGAAATGGGTACGATTTAGCAAATATCGAAGTTCAAGGTGAAGCCATTGACGATAACGCAGTTTATACTGTGGCTTACAATGACTACATGCACGGAAATAGCTTTTATCAATTAGGTGAAGCTGTTGAGGATCAGATTGGGCCGGTATGGCAAGCAGTCGTAGACTATGTTTCCGAGCAAACAGAGCCGATTAATTACGAAGAGGGTACGCGTATCCAAATTGAAGGGGAAGAAGATCCAGGTGATCCGAGCGGCACACGGTCCGTTGCAGAAGCAATTGCGAACAATAGTGGTGTGTATCCGGTCCAAGGATATATTGTTGGATCCATTGTGAATCAGCAACCAGTGATTGGCGAAGGAACACATGCACCTTCAAACCTCTTATTAGCGGATTCACCAGATGAAACAGACCGAAACAAAATGTTGCCCGTTCAGCTTGTAAACGGGACAGCCGTTCGAAATGGATTAAATTTGGTGCAACATCCTGATCATTTAGGACAACCTGTAAGGATTACCGGGTCATTAGAAGCCTATTTCTCTACACCTGGGATGCGGGCGCCAAGTGATTACCAGTGGGTAGACATTGGGGAACCGGAAGAACCTGAAGTACCAGCTTGTTCATTTGATGAATGGAAAGCAGATCAAGTCTACACAGCAGGAGATCAAGTTGCGTATAACGGCGAGTTTTATGAAGCGAAATGGTGGACACAAGGGGAACATCCAAGTAAGTCTGGACAGTGGGATGTTTGGAAGAAAGTCGCTGATTGTTATGACACCCCAGAAGGCCCACAAGAGTGGAACAGTGAACAAATTTATGTGGCTGGGGATCAAGTCACGGTAGACGGAAAATTATATGAAGCGAAATGGTGGACGCAAGGCGAAGATCCACGAAATTCGGGTCAATGGGACGTTTGGAAGAAGATTGAAGAATAA
- a CDS encoding lytic polysaccharide monooxygenase: MIAKRKSHTFLQSIGFTVLASALFVFANAESASAHGYIESPKSRALLCSERVNTDCGGVVYEPQSLEAPKGFPGTSIPDGQIASAGGVFPQLDAQTSNRWTKVNMNSGRQTFTWHLTAMHSTAKWHYYITKPNWNPNQPLTRNQLELVPFYEKFDGGARPGQKVSHELTVPQRSGYHVILGVWDVADTANAFYQVIDAQFSGGSNPTPPTNPDPGNPEQPPAHPAWNSTATYVGGDYVTHNGQVYRAKWWTRGETPGRADVWEPIR, from the coding sequence TTGATTGCTAAAAGGAAAAGTCACACGTTTCTTCAGTCAATCGGTTTCACTGTTCTCGCCTCTGCACTATTTGTTTTTGCCAACGCAGAATCGGCAAGTGCACACGGCTACATTGAATCCCCTAAGTCTAGAGCCTTACTTTGTTCAGAACGAGTAAACACAGATTGTGGTGGTGTCGTTTATGAACCACAGAGCCTTGAAGCGCCAAAAGGATTTCCTGGAACGAGTATTCCAGATGGTCAAATTGCTTCAGCAGGCGGCGTCTTCCCACAGCTAGATGCACAAACATCAAACCGTTGGACAAAAGTAAACATGAACAGCGGTCGACAAACCTTCACATGGCACCTTACAGCAATGCACTCCACTGCAAAATGGCATTACTACATTACAAAACCTAACTGGAACCCCAATCAACCACTTACAAGAAATCAACTTGAGCTCGTCCCATTCTATGAAAAGTTTGACGGTGGCGCACGCCCAGGTCAAAAAGTAAGTCATGAATTAACTGTCCCTCAACGTTCTGGATATCATGTTATTTTAGGTGTTTGGGATGTTGCCGATACAGCAAACGCCTTCTATCAAGTTATTGATGCTCAGTTCAGCGGTGGAAGTAATCCTACGCCTCCAACGAACCCTGATCCAGGTAACCCAGAACAACCACCTGCGCATCCTGCTTGGAATTCAACCGCAACGTATGTTGGTGGCGATTATGTCACACACAACGGTCAAGTATACCGTGCAAAATGGTGGACGCGTGGTGAAACACCAGGTCGTGCTGACGTCTGGGAACCAATCCGCTAA